The genomic segment GTTACTCTGCGGCTCCTTCTTCTTCACTCTTCGGCGCTTTTTCATTCATGACGGTCAGAACCCTAGCTATGTTTCGCCGCACAACCTTTATGCTACCTGACTCCTTCTTCAACGTTCCACGCCCAGCTGAAATGTTAAGCTTCGACAGCTCGCTTCTGAGATCTGCCAGCCTATCCTGCAGATCCTCTTCACTCATCTTTCTAAGTTCACTAGCTTTCTGGATT from the Nitrososphaerota archaeon genome contains:
- the rpmC gene encoding 50S ribosomal protein L29, translated to MSEEDLQDRLADLRSELSKLNISAGRGTLKKESGSIKVVRRNIARVLTVMNEKAPKSEEEGAAE